The DNA sequence CGGGTGAGGCGACCGGCCAGTACATGTTGGCCCAGCCGATGAAGTGCCCGCCGTCCGAGACGACCACCCGGTCCTCCGGGAGCAGCTCGCCGATCCGCCGTGCGGCCGATCGCGGGTCGAGCCGTCCGTCCGGCGCGAGCTCGTCCCCCGCGTCGTACGTCCGGGCGGATGCCGCGTCCACGCTCTCCCGCCAGCCGCTCGGTGCCGCGTCGATCGTGTCGAGCTCGTCGGCGATCGCGGCGGCGACGAGTCCGGCATCCCCGCGGATGTACGCGCCCACGTGCGGATGCGTCGCCGCGGGGGCCAGGTCGACCTGGATCACGCGGGTACCCGGGGCGAAGAGCGCCCCGAAACGCATCGTGAACTGGTTGAGGGAGGCGCCGAAGACGACGGCGACGTCGGCCTCGGCAATGAGCTGCATCGCCGTCTCTGCGCCGAAGCCGCCGGTCACGCCGAGGTCGAACTCGGCGCGCGGGAAAATGCCGCGGCCGAGCGCCGTGGAGGCGGTGAGGGCTCCGGTCGCGTCTGCGATGGCACCGAGGGCGGCGCCGGCGCCGGCGAGCCACGCGCCGCGGCCGGCGAGCAGCAGGGGGCGCTTCGCGGCGGCGAGTGCGGCGGCGGCATCGCGGATCGCCTGCGCGGCGAACGGCCCTGCGGGGGCGACGGGTGCGGGCAGGCGCGGAGCGGGCGGCTCGGGCGCCGGGCCCGCGTCGAGCGCAGCGACGTCGTAGGGGATCGCGAGCACGGTCGGCACCCGGTAGGTGAGGGCGTGCTCGATCGCGATGATCGTCGTGGCGGCGGCATCCGTCCGGCCCACCGTGTATGTGCGCGCGCCGACCGCCGAGGCGAGCGCGATCTGATCCACGCCCCAGGGCCGACGGCCCGACGTGGGTTCGTCGCCCACGACCAGGATGAGCGGGACATGCGCCTGCACCGCTTCGGCGAGCGCGGTGAGGGTGTTCGTGAACCCGGCACCGTACGTGGCGGTCGCGGCGGCGAGGCTCCCGCCCGCCCGGTGATACGCGTCGGCGGCGACGACGCCGCCGGCCTCGTGGCGGACGGCGGTGAAGCCGACCCGGGTGGACCGCTCGAGCGCGTCGAGGAAGTAGGCGTTGCCGTTGCCCATCACCCCGAAGACATGATCGATGTGACCGGAGAGAGCGGCGGCGACGTGCGCGGAGACGGTGGACATGACGGGACCTCGAGACGGGACGGAGGGAAAGGATCCGTATGTGTCTCGCGCGCCACGGGATCGGCGGCTGCGTGCCCATTTTCCGAGCACCGGCGGCTCGGAAGCGGCC is a window from the Microbacterium lacus genome containing:
- a CDS encoding thiamine pyrophosphate-binding protein, yielding MSTVSAHVAAALSGHIDHVFGVMGNGNAYFLDALERSTRVGFTAVRHEAGGVVAADAYHRAGGSLAAATATYGAGFTNTLTALAEAVQAHVPLILVVGDEPTSGRRPWGVDQIALASAVGARTYTVGRTDAAATTIIAIEHALTYRVPTVLAIPYDVAALDAGPAPEPPAPRLPAPVAPAGPFAAQAIRDAAAALAAAKRPLLLAGRGAWLAGAGAALGAIADATGALTASTALGRGIFPRAEFDLGVTGGFGAETAMQLIAEADVAVVFGASLNQFTMRFGALFAPGTRVIQVDLAPAATHPHVGAYIRGDAGLVAAAIADELDTIDAAPSGWRESVDAASARTYDAGDELAPDGRLDPRSAARRIGELLPEDRVVVSDGGHFIGWANMYWPVASPDRMMMIGTAFQSIGLGFASVPGAARARPDATIVLTTGDGGGLMALADLESAVRTAAGRGLAVVWNDAAYGAEVNLYGLKGLAEGPMLIPQVDFAEVARGFGAEGVVVRTLADLDRLAEWARVPASERPFLLLDLRISGRVIAPYQEEIIRVNS